One window of Pelobates fuscus isolate aPelFus1 chromosome 9, aPelFus1.pri, whole genome shotgun sequence genomic DNA carries:
- the SFT2D3 gene encoding vesicle transport protein SFT2C, with translation MAEAVRAECDGGPPGWLRWPGRWLPSLPSLSPEADPLLPGLSVSQRLLLAGLCGSLAGLCFGLAALYLPLLVLRARKFSLLWSLGSALGLAAAALLRGPSRLLREPEPAGLLYLLALGGTLYAALGLRSTGLTVLGAAAQIITAAGLLLGLLPGGAAGRRYITGLCGGLLRRGVAKALPV, from the coding sequence ATGGCGGAGGCGGTGCGGGCGGAGTGTGACGGGGGTCCCCCGGGGTGGCTGCGCTGGCCGGGCCGCTGGCTCCCCTCCCTGCCCTCCCTGTCCCCGGAGGCGGACCCCCTGCTCCCCGGGCTGTCGGTCTCCCAGCGGCTGCTGCTGGCCGGGCTGTGCGGCTCCCTGGCCGGGCTGTGTTTCGGGCTGGCCGCGCTCTACCTGCCGCTCCTGGTGCTCCGGGCCCGGAAGTTCTCGCTGCTCTGGTCTCTGGGCTCCGCGCTCGGCCTGGCCGCCGCCGCCCTCCTGCGGGGACCGAGCCGCCTCCTCCGGGAGCCCGAGCCGGCCGGCCTGCTCTACCTGCTGGCCCTGGGGGGGACGCTGTATGCCGCGCTCGGCCTGCGGAGCACCGGGCTCACCGTGCTGGGGGCGGCCGCCCAGATCATCACCGCCGCCGGCCTGCTCCTGGGACTGCTCCCCGGGGGGGCGGCTGGGAGGCGATACATCACCGGCCTGTGCGGGGGCCTCCTGCGGAGAGGGGTGGCCAAAGCCCTGCCCGTCTGA
- the FTSJ1 gene encoding tRNA (cytidine(32)/guanosine(34)-2'-O)-methyltransferase, which translates to MGRSSKDKRDIYYRLAKEEGWRARSAFKLLQLDEEYRLFRGVHRAVDLCAAPGSWSQVLSRKLRGSEDQESEAKIVAVDLQAMAPLPGVIQIQGDITKVSTAHEIIRHFEGQSADLVVCDGAPDVTGLHDIDEYIQAQLLLAALNITTHVLCRGGTFVAKIFRGKDVTLLYSQLKIFFREVTCAKPRSSRNSSIESFVVCQGYCPPEGYVPNMSNPLLDHCYNVDFNQLEGPNRVIVPFLACGDLSAYDSDRTYPLQLETGKEYSYLPPTQPPICPPYQEACFLKRNNLLSKERHSAPSDETPPGTASQEVDPPVS; encoded by the exons ATGGGGCGCTCATCGAAGGACAAACGAGATATCTATTACCGCTTAGCCAAAGAGGAAGGATGGAGAGCTCGCAGCGCATTCAAACTACTGCAGCTCGATGAAGAATACAGACTATTCCGCG GGGTTCACAGAGCCGTGGATCTATGTGCTGCTCCTGGCAGTTGGAGTCAAGTTCTTAGCAGGAAACTGCG TGGTTCTGAAGATCAGGAATCGGAGGCGAAGATTGTGGCTGTGGATCTGCAAGCTATGGCTCCTCTGCCTGGAGTAATCCAGATTCAGGGAGATATCACAAAG GTTTCCACAGCCCATGAAATCATCCGTCACTTCGAGGGGCAGTCGGCAGACCTGGTGGTATGTGACGGGGCTCCAGATG TGACTGGATTGCACGATATAGATGAGTATATCCAGGCTCAGCTCCTGTTGGCA GCCCTAAACATCACCACTCATGTGCTGTGTCGTGGGGGTACCTTTGTTGCTAAG ATTTTCCGTGGAAAGGATGTGACCCTCTTGTATTCACAGCTGAAAATCTTCTTCCGAGAGGTGACGTGCGCTAAACCTCGAAGCAGCCGTAACTCTAGTATTG AATCCTTTGTTGTCTGTCAAGGTTACTGTCCCCCGGAAGGCTATGTCCCTAACATGTCCAACCCCCTGCTGGACCATTGCTATA ATGTGGATTTTAACCAGCTGGAAGGCCCTAATCGTGTGATTGTGCCGTTTCTGGCCTGTGGAGATCTAAGCGCTTATGATTCAGACAGAACGTACCCCCTCCAG TTGGAGACTGGGAAAGAATACAGTtacctcccccccacacagccccCCATCTGTCCCCCATACCAGGAGGCCTGCTTCCTAAAGAGAAACAACCTGCTATCTAAGGAGAGGCACTCTGCCCCATCAGACGAGACCCCACCTGGGACTGCCAGTCAGGAAGTGGATCCGCCAGTCTCCTAA